In Rhodothermales bacterium, a single window of DNA contains:
- the topA gene encoding type I DNA topoisomerase, translating to MNRLVVVESPTKARTIRKFLPDSYRVEASMGHIRDLPGSASEIPEKYKKEKWSRLGVNVEDDFSPLYVVAANKKKTVSMLKDALKDAEELFIATDEDREGESIGWHLLEALRPSVPVRRMVFHEITKSAIMDALEHTRDMDTRLVDAQETRRILDRLVGYSISPLLWKKIAPRLSAGRVQSVAVRILVQRETERILFIPASYWDLFASLMKGATPFEASMTHLSAIPLASGKNFDQNTGRLTAGTVDGKDVIVLTEDRARKLRDELKEASLTVRNVDTRVTSRHPAAPFITSSLQQEASRKLRLSARDTMRVAQKLYENGHITYMRTDSTALSDEAIRASRRAVENLYGKDYLSDGPRQYAGKVRNAQEAHEAIRPAGTEMRTADQLGLSDREHALYDLIWKRTVASQMAEARIRQTTVHLEADTSDGPARFRASGRSIVFPGFFRAYVEGSDDPEAALENRDAPLPDLAEGDSIPIRDLEAKGHETKPPARFTDASLIKLLEEEGIGRPSTYASIIDTIVNRGYVRRQGSQLIPTFTAFATDNLLKDQFSQFVDIGFTAEMEDVLDEIASGKRESLPYLKEFYSGTNGLESMVADGLDAIDAREVSAIGFEKWAPYVVRVGRYGPYVETGEGDDRIMASVPDDTAPGDLTAEDLARFIEEKERGDDVLGIHPESDEPVFVKKGPYGFYVQLGDDEQEGKPKRISVPKTMDPAAIDLDAAVNLLRLPRELGNHPESGAVIKANIGRFGPYVQHGSTFASLTKDDDVLHVDLDRALELIVKKEARNKPLLKVGVHPESEEPIEVFEGRYGPYIKHQKTNASLPKGTEVADVTLELALKLLAEKSAGKKGAKAKPKAKAKAKAKPKGTSKKKAAPGKTAPKKAAPKKK from the coding sequence ATGAATCGGCTCGTTGTTGTTGAGTCCCCTACCAAGGCCCGAACCATCCGGAAATTCCTCCCCGACTCGTACCGGGTCGAGGCCAGTATGGGACACATACGGGATCTGCCTGGATCGGCGTCCGAAATCCCGGAGAAGTACAAAAAGGAGAAGTGGTCCCGGCTCGGCGTGAATGTGGAGGATGATTTTTCCCCCCTCTACGTCGTTGCAGCCAACAAGAAGAAGACCGTCAGCATGCTGAAAGATGCGCTGAAGGATGCCGAGGAGCTCTTCATTGCAACGGACGAAGACCGCGAGGGAGAATCGATCGGGTGGCATCTCCTGGAAGCCCTGCGCCCGAGTGTCCCGGTGCGTCGCATGGTCTTCCACGAGATCACGAAATCCGCCATCATGGATGCGTTGGAGCACACCCGGGACATGGATACCCGCTTGGTGGATGCCCAGGAGACACGACGCATCCTGGACCGCCTGGTAGGCTACAGCATATCCCCGCTGCTCTGGAAGAAGATTGCCCCCCGGCTCAGCGCAGGTCGCGTGCAGAGCGTGGCAGTGCGCATCCTCGTGCAGCGGGAGACCGAGCGCATCCTTTTCATTCCGGCCTCCTATTGGGATCTGTTTGCCTCGCTCATGAAAGGCGCGACACCGTTCGAGGCGTCCATGACGCATCTTTCCGCCATTCCCCTGGCCTCCGGCAAGAATTTCGACCAGAATACCGGGCGATTGACCGCAGGTACGGTGGACGGGAAAGACGTGATTGTCCTGACGGAGGACCGTGCCCGGAAATTGCGGGATGAACTGAAGGAGGCGTCGCTGACCGTCCGCAATGTCGATACGCGAGTGACGAGCCGGCATCCGGCTGCGCCCTTCATTACGTCGTCCCTGCAGCAGGAGGCCAGTCGGAAACTCCGCTTGTCCGCGCGCGATACCATGCGTGTCGCCCAGAAGCTGTACGAGAACGGCCATATCACGTACATGCGTACCGATTCGACCGCGCTTTCGGACGAGGCCATCAGGGCCAGTCGGCGGGCGGTTGAAAATCTGTACGGGAAGGACTACCTGTCCGATGGGCCGCGACAGTATGCGGGCAAAGTGCGGAATGCCCAGGAAGCCCATGAGGCCATCCGGCCAGCCGGGACCGAAATGCGTACGGCGGATCAGCTTGGCCTGTCCGACCGGGAGCATGCCCTGTATGATCTGATCTGGAAACGTACCGTTGCCTCGCAGATGGCCGAGGCGCGTATCCGTCAAACAACGGTCCACCTGGAGGCTGACACCTCCGATGGCCCGGCGCGCTTCCGCGCCAGTGGCCGATCCATCGTGTTTCCCGGCTTCTTCCGTGCCTACGTCGAGGGTTCGGACGATCCGGAGGCGGCACTGGAAAACCGGGACGCCCCCCTGCCGGATCTGGCCGAGGGCGATTCGATTCCCATCAGGGATCTGGAGGCCAAGGGTCATGAGACGAAGCCACCTGCCCGATTTACCGATGCCTCACTTATCAAATTATTGGAGGAGGAAGGAATCGGTCGTCCGTCCACCTACGCCTCCATCATCGATACCATTGTCAATCGCGGGTACGTCCGGCGCCAGGGCAGTCAACTCATTCCCACGTTCACTGCGTTTGCCACGGACAACCTGCTGAAGGATCAGTTCAGTCAGTTCGTGGACATCGGGTTCACGGCCGAAATGGAAGACGTGCTCGATGAGATCGCCAGCGGAAAGCGGGAATCGCTTCCCTATCTGAAGGAATTCTACAGCGGCACGAACGGATTGGAGAGCATGGTCGCAGACGGACTCGACGCGATTGATGCGCGGGAAGTCTCGGCGATCGGATTCGAGAAATGGGCCCCTTACGTCGTGCGTGTCGGTCGGTATGGTCCCTACGTGGAGACCGGAGAAGGCGACGACCGGATCATGGCCTCTGTCCCGGACGACACCGCGCCCGGCGACCTGACGGCCGAGGACCTGGCACGCTTCATTGAGGAGAAAGAGCGAGGCGATGACGTCCTGGGTATCCATCCCGAGTCGGACGAGCCTGTTTTCGTCAAGAAGGGACCGTACGGTTTCTACGTTCAGCTCGGCGACGACGAACAGGAGGGCAAGCCCAAGCGCATTTCCGTACCCAAAACCATGGATCCGGCCGCTATCGATCTGGATGCAGCGGTCAACTTGCTTCGATTGCCGCGTGAGCTGGGAAATCACCCGGAGTCCGGAGCGGTCATCAAGGCCAACATCGGACGATTCGGCCCCTACGTGCAGCACGGTTCCACGTTCGCTTCGCTGACCAAGGACGACGATGTGCTCCACGTGGACCTGGACCGCGCGCTGGAGTTGATCGTCAAGAAAGAGGCGCGCAACAAGCCGCTCCTCAAAGTCGGGGTACACCCGGAGTCGGAGGAGCCCATTGAGGTGTTCGAGGGACGATACGGGCCGTACATCAAGCATCAGAAAACCAACGCGTCGCTGCCCAAGGGGACCGAAGTTGCTGATGTCACGCTGGAGCTTGCCCTGAAACTGCTGGCCGAGAAGTCCGCCGGCAAGAAGGGAGCGAAGGCCAAGCCGAAAGCGAAGGCCAAAGCGAAGGCCAAGCCTAAAGGCACGTCCAAGAAGAAAGCCGCTCCCGGTAAGACGGCCCCGAAGAAAGCCGCACCGAAGAAGAAATGA
- the lon gene encoding endopeptidase La, protein MSQDVLLVLSDDPEQSIPLPTADEEKEMSTSDVPDVLPILTLRNTVLFPGVVLPITVGRDTSLKLVKDAFGDDKLIGVVAQKSTDTENPTPADLYSTGTVASILKLIKMPDGSKSIVIQGKRRFHVEEYIQEEPYFSARVTPIVEETPGEDIELEARIRSIKELAIQIVNLSPNLPSEAAFAIQHIDSPTFLIHFIASNLQIEVAEKQQLLETIPLIERAELVMNHLNQELQVMQLSEEIRSRVKTDVDQQQREYLLRQQMKAIQDELGEGEGVMGEVAELRERLDEKNLPDHVFETVDKEIDKLSRSNPASPDYAVTRNYIDWILDTPWTEYSEDHLDIRRAGDILDEDHYGLEQVKKRILEHLAVLKLKGDMKSPILCFHGPPGVGKTSLGKSIARALGREFVRMSLGGVRDEAEIRGHRRTYVGALPGRIIQGMKKAGKANPVFMLDEVDKLGNDFRGDPSSALLEVLDPEQNFAFNDHYLELDYDLSKVLFIATANYLEMIPAPLRDRMEMIEITGYTQEEKLAIAKQYLVPRQIERNGLKKQQLKISDAALKLIIDGYTRESGVRQLERTIGAVARGVAKQIAMEESDGEKVDAPDVETYLKARIHFSDTAERTEVPGVSTGLAWTPVGGDILFIEASVARGSGRMILTGQLGDVMKESAQAALSYVKANADTWNIPPDAFRYWDLHVHVPAGAIPKDGPSAGVAMLSALISIFTQRRVRHTVAMTGEITLRGLVLPVGGIKEKVLAAKRAGIKTVILPDKNQKDIDELKPSSLKGLKVIYVKRMEEVLDHVLLKRPETNPETFFTVPDSEKRGTPRNESGKVVVMDP, encoded by the coding sequence ATGTCACAGGACGTCCTGTTGGTTTTGAGCGACGACCCGGAACAAAGCATTCCGCTTCCCACGGCCGACGAAGAGAAAGAAATGAGCACGTCCGACGTTCCGGACGTGCTTCCCATATTGACCCTCAGGAACACGGTGCTGTTTCCCGGTGTCGTCCTTCCCATTACGGTCGGACGGGACACCTCCCTGAAATTGGTCAAGGATGCATTCGGAGACGACAAGTTGATTGGTGTCGTTGCCCAGAAGAGCACCGATACTGAGAACCCGACGCCTGCCGACCTCTATTCGACCGGAACGGTAGCCAGTATCCTGAAGCTCATCAAGATGCCTGATGGTTCAAAATCCATCGTCATCCAGGGCAAGCGACGCTTCCATGTGGAAGAGTATATCCAGGAGGAGCCGTACTTCTCGGCACGGGTCACGCCCATTGTCGAAGAAACACCGGGAGAGGACATTGAGCTGGAGGCCCGCATCCGTTCCATCAAGGAATTGGCCATCCAGATCGTCAACCTGTCGCCGAATTTGCCGAGCGAAGCGGCTTTTGCCATCCAGCACATTGACTCGCCCACGTTCCTCATCCATTTCATTGCATCGAATCTGCAGATCGAGGTTGCCGAGAAGCAGCAGCTGCTGGAGACCATTCCGTTGATCGAGCGGGCTGAGCTCGTCATGAATCACCTGAACCAGGAGTTGCAGGTCATGCAACTCTCTGAGGAAATCCGGTCCCGCGTAAAGACCGATGTGGATCAGCAGCAACGGGAATATTTGCTGCGCCAACAAATGAAGGCCATCCAGGATGAGCTGGGTGAAGGCGAAGGCGTCATGGGCGAGGTTGCCGAATTGCGGGAACGGCTGGATGAAAAGAACCTGCCGGACCATGTATTCGAGACGGTGGACAAGGAAATCGACAAACTTTCGCGATCCAACCCGGCCTCACCCGACTATGCAGTGACCCGGAATTACATCGACTGGATCCTGGATACGCCATGGACGGAGTATTCCGAGGACCACCTGGACATCCGCCGCGCGGGCGACATCCTGGATGAAGACCATTACGGGTTGGAGCAGGTCAAGAAACGGATCCTGGAACACCTGGCCGTACTGAAACTGAAGGGCGATATGAAATCGCCCATCCTCTGCTTCCACGGTCCCCCAGGGGTTGGAAAGACCAGCCTCGGCAAGAGTATTGCGCGGGCACTCGGACGCGAATTCGTTCGGATGAGTCTGGGCGGCGTTCGGGACGAAGCCGAAATCCGGGGCCATCGCCGAACCTATGTGGGCGCATTGCCGGGACGGATCATCCAGGGCATGAAGAAAGCCGGCAAGGCCAATCCCGTTTTCATGCTGGATGAGGTGGACAAACTCGGAAACGACTTCCGGGGCGATCCGTCATCCGCGCTGCTGGAGGTCCTCGACCCCGAGCAAAACTTCGCCTTCAACGACCACTACCTGGAGTTGGACTACGATCTGTCGAAGGTGCTATTCATTGCCACGGCAAACTACCTGGAAATGATACCTGCTCCGCTCAGGGATCGCATGGAAATGATCGAGATCACCGGCTATACGCAGGAGGAGAAGCTCGCCATTGCCAAGCAGTATCTGGTCCCGCGTCAGATTGAGCGGAACGGCCTGAAAAAACAGCAACTGAAAATCTCCGATGCCGCATTGAAGCTGATCATTGACGGATACACTCGGGAGTCCGGGGTTCGTCAATTGGAGCGGACCATCGGGGCCGTCGCACGCGGAGTGGCCAAACAGATTGCCATGGAAGAATCCGACGGAGAAAAGGTGGATGCACCGGACGTGGAGACGTATCTCAAGGCTCGGATCCACTTTTCGGACACCGCAGAGCGGACCGAGGTACCGGGCGTATCGACGGGATTGGCGTGGACGCCCGTCGGAGGCGATATCCTCTTCATTGAAGCCTCCGTCGCACGCGGGTCGGGACGGATGATCCTGACGGGACAATTGGGCGATGTCATGAAGGAGTCCGCCCAGGCCGCGCTCTCGTACGTGAAAGCCAACGCCGACACGTGGAACATTCCCCCGGATGCATTCCGTTACTGGGATCTGCATGTCCACGTACCTGCCGGCGCCATCCCCAAGGATGGACCTTCCGCTGGCGTCGCCATGCTGTCCGCACTGATTTCCATTTTCACCCAGCGCCGTGTCCGGCATACCGTCGCCATGACCGGTGAAATCACCCTGCGCGGATTGGTCCTGCCAGTAGGTGGAATAAAGGAAAAAGTCCTTGCCGCGAAGCGGGCCGGAATCAAAACCGTCATTCTTCCGGACAAGAACCAGAAGGACATCGATGAGCTCAAGCCTTCATCGCTGAAGGGACTCAAGGTCATCTATGTCAAACGCATGGAAGAAGTCCTCGACCACGTGCTTCTGAAGCGCCCCGAAACCAACCCGGAGACCTTCTTCACCGTGCCCGATTCCGAGAAACGCGGCACGCCGCGGAATGAGTCGGGCAAGGTCGTGGTCATGGATCCGTGA
- the ppdK gene encoding pyruvate, phosphate dikinase — translation MTDVLKKMVYPFGGSKTDGDRSMKALLGGKGANLAEMSSIGLPVPPGFTVSTQACKYYSDHGGVWPSHLEEQVRDGIRHIEEAMGAGFGDAKNPLLVSVRSGAAVSMPGMMDTVLNLGLNDEAVEGLAKHTGNVRFAYDAYRRFIDMFGDVVMGVHHEHFEEAIEGLKQERGVSNDVDLTGDDLKVLVDRYKAIYRKHTGYMFPDDPFEQLSLSINAVFGSWDSDRAAKYRAINKIQGLIGTAVNVQAMVFGNMGPESGTGVLFTRNPSNGENKLYGEFLVNAQGEDVVAGIRTPEDISQMASEFPAAYKQLVEVTQRLEKHYHNMQDIEFTVQDGNLFILQTRSGKRTGAAAIKIAVDMVKEGLVSSKEAVRDLVEPGHLDQLLHPGFKDVTAYKSDVVAKGLPASPGAAVGQVVFSADAAEKAHADGKKVVLVRIETSPEDVGGMNAAEGILTSRGGMTSHAAVVARGWGKPCVAGCSEIVINYKAASFTNGKVTVKEGDWVSINGTTGEVILGAQELVAPELTGDFSQFMEWVDENRTMKVRTNADSPADAEKAIEFGAEGIGLCRTEHMFFEGDRIDSVREMILAETEADRRKALAKLLPYQKDDFLGIFKAMAGKPVTVRLLDPPLHEFLPHEESDQEEMAKQMGVSLAVVKAKVAALSEFNPMLGHRGCRLGITYPEITEMQTRAIMEAAVELAEQGVEVLPEIMVPLIGTVQEFANQKAVINRTVEKVFEEKGSRVEYLVGTMIEIPRAALTANEIALEAEFFSFGTNDLTQMTFGYSRDDAGTFLPVYVDMKILPEDPFQSLDVSGVGQLVEIGTSRGRETREGLKVGICGEHGGDPRSVHFCYKVGMDYVSCSPFRVPIARLAAAQAALA, via the coding sequence ATGACAGACGTCCTGAAGAAAATGGTCTATCCTTTCGGGGGATCGAAGACCGACGGCGACCGCAGCATGAAAGCCCTGCTGGGAGGCAAAGGTGCCAACCTTGCCGAAATGAGCTCCATCGGGTTGCCCGTGCCTCCCGGCTTCACGGTGAGCACGCAGGCCTGCAAGTACTACAGTGACCACGGCGGTGTTTGGCCATCGCATCTGGAAGAGCAGGTCCGGGATGGCATCCGCCATATCGAAGAAGCCATGGGAGCCGGGTTCGGTGATGCCAAGAATCCCCTGTTGGTTTCCGTTCGTTCAGGGGCCGCGGTGTCCATGCCCGGTATGATGGATACGGTATTGAACCTGGGCCTGAATGACGAGGCCGTGGAAGGACTGGCGAAACACACCGGGAACGTCCGTTTCGCGTACGATGCGTACCGACGCTTCATCGACATGTTCGGTGATGTCGTCATGGGCGTCCATCATGAGCATTTCGAGGAGGCCATTGAAGGACTCAAGCAGGAGCGTGGCGTCAGCAACGATGTGGATCTTACGGGCGATGATCTGAAAGTTCTTGTGGATCGGTACAAGGCCATTTACCGGAAGCATACCGGCTACATGTTCCCTGACGACCCGTTCGAGCAGCTCTCCCTGTCCATCAACGCTGTATTCGGATCGTGGGACAGCGATCGGGCTGCCAAGTACCGTGCCATCAACAAGATCCAGGGCCTCATCGGGACGGCCGTGAATGTGCAGGCCATGGTCTTCGGAAACATGGGTCCAGAGTCCGGAACCGGGGTGCTCTTCACGCGCAACCCGTCCAACGGCGAGAACAAACTTTACGGGGAATTCCTGGTCAATGCCCAGGGTGAGGATGTGGTAGCCGGAATCCGTACACCGGAGGACATTTCGCAGATGGCGAGTGAATTCCCGGCGGCGTACAAGCAGCTGGTTGAAGTCACACAGCGCCTCGAGAAGCATTACCACAACATGCAGGATATCGAGTTCACCGTCCAGGACGGGAATCTGTTCATCCTGCAGACCCGTTCCGGGAAGCGTACGGGTGCGGCTGCCATCAAGATCGCGGTCGACATGGTGAAGGAGGGCCTCGTCTCAAGCAAGGAAGCCGTTCGTGACCTCGTGGAGCCCGGGCACCTGGACCAGCTGTTGCATCCGGGATTCAAGGATGTGACTGCGTACAAGAGTGACGTCGTCGCCAAGGGGCTGCCTGCATCGCCGGGGGCGGCCGTTGGGCAGGTCGTGTTTTCAGCAGATGCCGCCGAGAAGGCCCATGCCGACGGCAAGAAAGTAGTCCTGGTCCGCATTGAAACCTCTCCAGAGGACGTCGGCGGCATGAATGCTGCCGAGGGGATCCTGACCTCACGGGGTGGCATGACCTCCCATGCGGCTGTCGTGGCCCGCGGATGGGGCAAGCCGTGCGTGGCCGGGTGCTCGGAGATTGTCATCAACTACAAGGCCGCCTCGTTCACGAACGGCAAGGTCACGGTCAAGGAAGGCGACTGGGTTTCCATCAACGGGACCACCGGAGAAGTCATTCTGGGTGCCCAGGAACTGGTAGCCCCGGAATTGACGGGTGATTTCTCCCAGTTCATGGAGTGGGTGGATGAGAACCGCACGATGAAGGTCCGGACCAATGCCGATTCTCCGGCAGACGCCGAGAAGGCCATCGAGTTCGGCGCCGAAGGTATCGGTCTGTGTCGCACGGAACACATGTTCTTTGAAGGCGACCGTATTGACAGTGTCCGCGAGATGATCCTGGCCGAAACAGAAGCCGATCGCCGCAAGGCGCTGGCGAAGCTGTTACCGTACCAGAAGGACGACTTCCTGGGCATTTTCAAGGCCATGGCCGGCAAGCCGGTAACGGTTCGTCTGCTCGATCCACCACTGCATGAGTTCCTGCCGCACGAAGAGTCGGACCAGGAGGAGATGGCCAAGCAGATGGGGGTATCGCTCGCGGTCGTGAAGGCCAAGGTGGCTGCCCTGAGCGAGTTCAACCCCATGTTGGGTCATCGCGGTTGTCGCCTGGGGATCACCTACCCGGAGATCACCGAAATGCAGACGCGGGCCATCATGGAGGCGGCTGTGGAATTGGCCGAACAGGGCGTTGAAGTATTGCCTGAAATCATGGTTCCGCTCATCGGTACCGTCCAGGAGTTCGCCAACCAGAAAGCCGTCATTAATCGTACGGTCGAAAAGGTATTCGAAGAGAAGGGTAGCCGGGTCGAATACCTGGTCGGAACCATGATCGAAATTCCCCGGGCCGCGCTCACGGCCAACGAGATTGCGCTCGAAGCGGAATTCTTCTCATTCGGCACGAACGACCTGACGCAGATGACCTTCGGTTACAGCCGGGACGACGCGGGTACCTTCCTTCCCGTCTACGTGGACATGAAGATCCTGCCGGAGGATCCATTCCAGTCCCTCGATGTGTCTGGCGTCGGCCAGCTGGTTGAAATCGGTACCTCACGGGGTCGCGAGACCAGGGAAGGGCTTAAAGTCGGTATCTGTGGAGAGCACGGCGGCGATCCCCGATCGGTGCATTTCTGCTACAAGGTGGGTATGGACTACGTCTCCTGCTCTCCCTTCCGCGTACCGATTGCCCGCCTCGCGGCGGCCCAGGCGGCACTCGCCTGA